Proteins from one Coffea arabica cultivar ET-39 chromosome 8c, Coffea Arabica ET-39 HiFi, whole genome shotgun sequence genomic window:
- the LOC113706662 gene encoding endoribonuclease Dicer homolog 3 isoform X1, which yields MGSSQNVKNPLKRSFESMNSMAGITSEAMDVDKNQSLMPTSYQVEIFEVAKRRNTIAVLNSGAGKTMIAVMMIKELGQSLRLNGEKKLIIFLAPSVRLVHQQYEVIKCHTELEVEELFGAKGIDDWHKETWEKAINAHDVLVMTPQILLDALRKAFMSLDVVCLMILDECHHATGNHPYTKIMKDFYHDKFRNKPKIFGMTASPVIRKGVTSTIVSGWQISELESLLDSQIYATENRAELEESVPSAKDVRRFYDPPSSNLELEALKAEIERLREKFDAALLDLQCSLPCQYKDINDKTVMLQERLSCDYATILWCLDNLGLICAYEAIKICIETASNVKEECEAFSSEKALLQYNYFLEEVLSTILKSLPQDHEKLLGVGYNSSATICRGYVSSKVCELLEIFRSFGKDTKVSCLIFVERTITAKVLEQLIKRTACLSHFGVSYMTGNNSLVDALAPKAQKETLESFRVGEVNLLFSTDVIEEGIHVPDCMFVVRFDLPKTVHSYVQSRGRACQLGSQFIVMLERGNIRQMDDLFNLIRSEFSMNNTAVSRDPDACVKKSCLLKEKDTYLMKEKNIYVVEATGASVAADSSVSLLQRYCDKLPGDKYFTPKPMYQYLLVGQSYQCQLTLPPTAAFQTMTGPLCRNTLLSKQLVCLEACKKLHQMGALSDHLLPTSEKPSQSSSHPNCKALASGAGTTKRKELHGTTRIRALSGTWGDKLDGFGFYVYKIDFSCKTEQLYSSFVLLLESKLDDDVGNIEVDLYLISKFVKSTVSACGQIHLDTEQVAKAKCFQELFFNGLFGKLFIKLSGERKLLFQTQETLWDPSNMYLLLPVELLINCSEPWRINWGGIESCVSVVEFFKKHAWISAERSESNRKNMLVHRPDPDGSDAESTIIIHLANTSISLNNLKDIVVVAIHTGRIYSIMAAVDNTSAESPFDANSDAEPSSYSSYADYFNKKYGIVLVHPQQPLLLLKQSHSSHNLLVDFRNEGTSRGKKFDGDSRMAVEKPRCYAHMPPELLDSIDVSHDVLRSFYLLPSILYRLESLMLASQLREEIALNSQNIHIASSLILEALTTVKCNESFSMERLELLGDSVLKYVMSCYLFLKHPKKHEGQLSAQRSRAVCNSTLHKLGTDCKLQNYIRDSPFEPRRWTAPGQHSIWPNHCEHGVDTIEVPLDGKFITEDTKVVVGKCCDRGHRWIGSKTISDCVEALIGAYYVDGGLGAAIELMKWLRIDAELEPALVDEAIKVASLHSYDPKAKDIGILEMKLGYEFRVKGLLLEAITHATEQEQDASFCYQRLEFLGDSVLDILITRHLYQTHSDIDPGELTDLRSASVNNDSFALAAVRQKLHLHLQHCSGFLEDQISAYAKTVSDSCNSTKSLQVTKAPKVLGDLVESIAGAILIDTKLNLDEVWRIFKLLLSPIVTPDKLELPPLRELIEWCDSVGYFLKQICTTKGDLVKAELILQLEDNQLVKEGCGPNRKIAKGQAALLLLKDLEERGILSKRPKEEKEYVSCTSLPSSDGICCLKNEGTDLKFNEKQKIIQVNPGPESGDPQGFDSDRLNIPAARLMFIFLAVLPPIDMKKGGPRSSLFALCKRLQWPMPTFHTTERKSRSQMVIGEGSEQRTGFNSFESDITLIIPNSATIVVKGDQRADKKSSFDSAALTMLYELQQQKRIVIRAQ from the exons ATGGGTTCCTCACAAAATGTCAAGAACCCTTTAAAAAGAAGCTTTGAAAGCATGAATTCCATGGCTGGAATAACCAGTGAAGCCATGGATGTTGATAAAAATCAAAGCTTGATGCCAACGAG CTACCAAGTTGAGATTTTTGAAGTTGCAAAGAGGAGAAACACAATTGCAGTGTTGAACAGTGGTGCTGGGAAGACCATGATTGCCGTTATGATGATCAAAGAATTAGGCCAATCTCTTAGGCTTAATGGTGAaaagaaattaataattttCTTGGCTCCTAGTGTCCGCCTTGTTCACCAG CAATATGAGGTAATAAAATGTCACACAGAGCTTGAAGTTGAGGAGTTGTTTGGGGCCAAAGGGATTGATGATTGGCATAAGGAGACGTGGGAGAAAGCAATCAATGCACATGAT GTTTTGGTTATGACGCCCCAGATTTTATTGGACGCTCTGAGGAAAGCTTTCATGAGTCTGGATGTTGTATGCTTAATGATTCTAGATGAGTGTCATCATGCCACTGGTAACCATCCTTACACAAAAATAATGAAG GACTTCTACCATGATAAATTTAGAAACAAGCCAAAGATCTTTGGTATGACTGCATCACCAGTAATTAGGAAAG GTGTAACATCCACCATAGTCTCTGGGTGGCAAATATCAGAACTTGAAAGTCTTTTggattctcag ATTTATGCAACAGAGAACAGGGCAGAGTTGGAGGAATCTGTCCCTTCTGCCAAAGATGTTCGTAGATTTTATGACCCTCCATCATCAAATTTGGAATTGGAAGCATTGAAGGCAGAAATTGAGCGTCTACGGGAGAAG TTTGATGCTGCTTTGCTTGATTTGCAATGCTCCCTCCCATGCCAGTACAAAGATATTAATGATAAAACTGTGATGTTGCAAGAGAGGTTGTCGTGTGATTATGCAACTATTTTGTGGTGCCTTGACAATCTTGGCCTTATATGTGCATATGAG GCTATTAAAATCTGTATAGAGACTGCCTCTAATGTTAAGGAAGAGTGTGAAGCTTTCTCATCTGAGAAAGCTTTACTGCAGTATAACTATTTTCTTGAGGAAGTACTATCAACAATTCTGAAATCATTGCCTCAAG ATCACGAGAAGCTTCTAGGTGTTGGATATAATTCTTCAGCTACTATATGTAGAGGCTATGTCTCTTCAAAAGTATGTGAGCTTTTGGAGATATTCAGATCATTTGG GAAAGATACTAAAGTGTCGtgtctcatttttgttgaaagAACTATAACAGCAAAAGTACTTGAGCAACTCATTAAGAGAACTGCATGCTTGTCTCATTTTGGGGTTTCATACATGACTGGAAATAACTCATTAGTTGATGCATTGGCACCAAAAGCTCAGAAAGAAACCCTTGAATCATTCAGAGTTGGGGAG GTCAATCTGTTATTCTCAACTGATGTCATTGAGGAGGGAATCCATGTACCTGACTGTATGTTTGTTGTACGCTTTGATCTACCAAAAACAGTTCACAGTTATGTCCAGTCACGTGGACGAGCTTGTCAATTGGGCTCTCAATTTATTGTCATGCTTGAGAG GGGAAACATCAGACAAATGGATGACTTGTTTAACCTCATTAGGAGTGAATTCTCAATGAATAATACAGCGGTAAGCAGAGATCCTGATGCTTGTGTTAAAAAATCTTGTCTTCTGAAGGAAAAAGATACATATCTtatgaaggaaaaaaatatatatgtggtGGAGGCAACTGGAGCATCAGTTGCTGCAGATTCAAGTGTTAGCCTCTTACAGAGATATTGCGACAAACTCCCAGGAGACAA GTACTTCACTCCAAAGCCAATGTATCAGTACTTACTGGTTGGACAGTCATATCAATGTCAATTGACTTTACCTCCAACTGCAGCATTTCAAACTATGACTGGCCCTCTTTGTAGGAATACTCTTTTGTCCAAACAGCTTGTGTGCTTGGAAGCATGTAAAAAGCTGCATCAGATGGGGGCTCTCAGTGATCATCTTCTTCCTACCAGTGAAAAGCCTTCCCAAAGTAGTTCCCACCCAAATTGTAAAGCATTAGCATCAGGTGCAG GAACAACAAAGAGGAAAGAATTGCATGGAACCACCCGCATTCGTGCGCTGTCTGGGACTTGGGGAGACAAGCTTGATGGATTTGGTTTTTATGTGTATAAGATAGACTTTTCTTGTAAAACTGAGCAACTTTATTCCAGCTTTGTTCTTTTGCTCGAGTCAAAGCTAGATGATGATGTAGGAAATATTGAAGTGGACCTGTATCTAATCTCAAAGTTTGTCAAATCTACTGTTTCTGCATGTGGCCAAATTCATCTTGATACAGAACAG GTGGCAAAAGCAAAATGCTTCcaagaattatttttcaatggGTTATTTGGTAAATTGTTTATCAAATTGTCTGGAGAAAGGAAGTTACTCTTTCAGACACAGGAAACATTGTGGGACCCATCAAACATGTATTTGCTTTTACCCGTAGAGTTGTTAATCAATTGCTCTGAGCCCTGGAGAATAAATTGGGGAGGAATTGAATCTTGTGTTTCAGTGGTGGAATTTTTCAAGAAGCATGCTTGGATAAGTGCTGAACGGTCTGAAAGCAACAGGAAAAACATGTTAGTTCATAGACCTGATCCTGATGGAAGTGATGCAGAAAGCACAATTATCATCCATCTGGCAAATACATCAATTTCCTTAAATAATCTGAAGGATATTGTAGTTGTGGCCATCCATACCGGCAGAATTTATTCTATTATGGCAGCCGTTGATAATACATCAGCAGAAAGCCCTTTTGATGCCAATTCTGATGCTGAACCATCAAGTTATTCATCGTATGCTGATTATTTCAATAAAAA GTATGGAATTGTTTTAGTGCATCCTCAGCAGCCTTTGTTGCTGCTAAAGCAAAGTCATAGTTCACACAACCTTCTGGTGGATTTTAGAAATGAAG GCACTTCACGTGGAAAGAAATTTGATGGTGACAGTAGGATGGCTGTTGAAAAGCCACGATGCTATGCTCACATGCCACCAGAACTTCTAGACAGCATTGATGTCTCACATGATGTCTTAAGATCATTTTATTTGCTACCTTCCATACTGTACCGACTGGAGTCTCTGATGTTGGCAAGCCAGCTCCGAGAAGAGATTGCCCTGAATTCTCAAAACATACATATAGCAAGCTCGTTG ATTCTGGAGGCTCTTACAACTGTAAAATGTAATGAAAGCTTTTCCATGGAACGCTTGGAGTTGCTCGGAGATTCAGTGCTAAAATATGTTATGAGTTGCTACCTCTTTCTAAAACATCCCAAAAAACATGAAGGACAATTATCTGCTCAGCGTTCAAGGGCTGTGTGTAACTCCACCCTGCATAAATTGGGAACTGATTGCAAGTTGCAG AATTATATACGGGACAGTCCATTTGAACCACGTCGCTGGACTGCTCCGGGGCAGCATTCTATATGGCCTAATCATTGTGAACATGGGGTGGATACAATAGAAGTGCCTTTAGACGGAAAGTTCATTACTGAAGACACTAAAGTAGTAGTTGGGAAGTGCTGTGATAGAGGTCACAGATGGATTGGATCAAAAACAATATCTGATTGTGTTGAAGCCCTAATAGGGGCATACTATGTTGATGGGGGATTGGGTGCTGCAATTGAGTTGATGAAATGGCTTCGGATTGATGCTGAACTTGAGCCTGCATTAGTAGATGAGGCCATTAAGGTTGCATCTCTTCATTCATATGACCCAAAAGCCAAAGACATTGGAATCCTGGAGATGAAGCTTGGTTATGAATTCAGAGTCAAGGGGCTGTTGCTAGAGGCCATTACGCATGCAACTGAACAAGAGCAAGATGCTAGTTTCTGTTACCAG AGGCTGGAATTTCTTGGCGATTCAGTGCTGGACATACTTATAACTCGGCACCTTTATCAAACTCACTCAGACATTGACCCTGGGGAATTGACAGATCTGCGTTCCGCCTCTGTGAATAATGATAGTTTTGCTCTTGCTGCTGTTAGACAGAAACTTCATCTGCATCTTCAACATTGCTCTGGATTCCTTGAAGATCAGATTTCGGCATATGCTAAGACTGTGTCTGATTCTTGCAACAGTACAAAGTCACTCCAAGTTACAAAAGCTCCTAAG GTACTGGGGGACTTGGTGGAAAGTATTGCTGGGGCAATACTGATTGACACCAAACTCAATCTGGATGAAGTCTGGAGGATATTTAAGCTGCTGCTTTCTCCTATTGTGACCCCTGATAAGCTTGAGCTCCCTCCACTTCGTGAACTAATTGAGTGGTGTGATTCTGTTGGTTACTTTCTAAAACAAATTTGTACAACAAAGGGTGATTTGGTGAAGGCAGAGCTTATCTTACAGCTAGAAGATAATCAGTTAGTTAAAGAGGGTTGTGGACCAAATAGAAAAATTGCTAAGGGTCAAGCAGCTCTTCTTCTGTTGAAGGACTTAGAG GAAAGAGGAATTCTGTCTAAAAGgcccaaagaagagaaagaatatGTTTCTTGTACATCTTTACCAAGCTCAGATGGTATCTGCTGTTTAAAAAATGAAGGTACTGATctaaaatttaatgaaaagcaGAAGATTATTCAGGTGAATCCAGGGCCAGAGAGTGGTGATCCACAGGGTTTTGATTCTGATAGGCTCAATATACCAG CTGCACGCCTGATGTTTATCTTCTTGGCAGTACTTCCACCAATTGACATGAAAAAAGGAGGGCCACGGTCCTCTCTTTTTGCTCTCTGCAAGAGACTGCAGTGGCCAATGCCTACTTTCCATACCACAGAGCGCAAGTCAAG ATCTCAAATGGTAATTGGTGAAGGCTCTGAGCAGAGAACAGGGTTTAATAGTTTCGAATCTGATATCACCTTGATCATACCAAACTCTGCTACTATAGTAGTCAAAGGAGATCAAAGAGCTGATAAGAAGAGCTCATTTGACTCAGCTGCCTTGACCATGCTTTATGAGTTACAACAACAGAAAAGGATTGTCATTCGTGCACAGTGA
- the LOC113706662 gene encoding endoribonuclease Dicer homolog 3a isoform X6: MTPQILLDALRKAFMSLDVVCLMILDECHHATGNHPYTKIMKDFYHDKFRNKPKIFGMTASPVIRKGVTSTIVSGWQISELESLLDSQIYATENRAELEESVPSAKDVRRFYDPPSSNLELEALKAEIERLREKFDAALLDLQCSLPCQYKDINDKTVMLQERLSCDYATILWCLDNLGLICAYEAIKICIETASNVKEECEAFSSEKALLQYNYFLEEVLSTILKSLPQDHEKLLGVGYNSSATICRGYVSSKVCELLEIFRSFGKDTKVSCLIFVERTITAKVLEQLIKRTACLSHFGVSYMTGNNSLVDALAPKAQKETLESFRVGEVNLLFSTDVIEEGIHVPDCMFVVRFDLPKTVHSYVQSRGRACQLGSQFIVMLERGNIRQMDDLFNLIRSEFSMNNTAVSRDPDACVKKSCLLKEKDTYLMKEKNIYVVEATGASVAADSSVSLLQRYCDKLPGDKYFTPKPMYQYLLVGQSYQCQLTLPPTAAFQTMTGPLCRNTLLSKQLVCLEACKKLHQMGALSDHLLPTSEKPSQSSSHPNCKALASGAGTTKRKELHGTTRIRALSGTWGDKLDGFGFYVYKIDFSCKTEQLYSSFVLLLESKLDDDVGNIEVDLYLISKFVKSTVSACGQIHLDTEQVAKAKCFQELFFNGLFGKLFIKLSGERKLLFQTQETLWDPSNMYLLLPVELLINCSEPWRINWGGIESCVSVVEFFKKHAWISAERSESNRKNMLVHRPDPDGSDAESTIIIHLANTSISLNNLKDIVVVAIHTGRIYSIMAAVDNTSAESPFDANSDAEPSSYSSYADYFNKKYGIVLVHPQQPLLLLKQSHSSHNLLVDFRNEGTSRGKKFDGDSRMAVEKPRCYAHMPPELLDSIDVSHDVLRSFYLLPSILYRLESLMLASQLREEIALNSQNIHIASSLILEALTTVKCNESFSMERLELLGDSVLKYVMSCYLFLKHPKKHEGQLSAQRSRAVCNSTLHKLGTDCKLQNYIRDSPFEPRRWTAPGQHSIWPNHCEHGVDTIEVPLDGKFITEDTKVVVGKCCDRGHRWIGSKTISDCVEALIGAYYVDGGLGAAIELMKWLRIDAELEPALVDEAIKVASLHSYDPKAKDIGILEMKLGYEFRVKGLLLEAITHATEQEQDASFCYQRLEFLGDSVLDILITRHLYQTHSDIDPGELTDLRSASVNNDSFALAAVRQKLHLHLQHCSGFLEDQISAYAKTVSDSCNSTKSLQVTKAPKVLGDLVESIAGAILIDTKLNLDEVWRIFKLLLSPIVTPDKLELPPLRELIEWCDSVGYFLKQICTTKGDLVKAELILQLEDNQLVKEGCGPNRKIAKGQAALLLLKDLEERGILSKRPKEEKEYVSCTSLPSSDGICCLKNEGTDLKFNEKQKIIQVNPGPESGDPQGFDSDRLNIPVLPPIDMKKGGPRSSLFALCKRLQWPMPTFHTTERKSRSQMVIGEGSEQRTGFNSFESDITLIIPNSATIVVKGDQRADKKSSFDSAALTMLYELQQQKRIVIRAQ; this comes from the exons ATGACGCCCCAGATTTTATTGGACGCTCTGAGGAAAGCTTTCATGAGTCTGGATGTTGTATGCTTAATGATTCTAGATGAGTGTCATCATGCCACTGGTAACCATCCTTACACAAAAATAATGAAG GACTTCTACCATGATAAATTTAGAAACAAGCCAAAGATCTTTGGTATGACTGCATCACCAGTAATTAGGAAAG GTGTAACATCCACCATAGTCTCTGGGTGGCAAATATCAGAACTTGAAAGTCTTTTggattctcag ATTTATGCAACAGAGAACAGGGCAGAGTTGGAGGAATCTGTCCCTTCTGCCAAAGATGTTCGTAGATTTTATGACCCTCCATCATCAAATTTGGAATTGGAAGCATTGAAGGCAGAAATTGAGCGTCTACGGGAGAAG TTTGATGCTGCTTTGCTTGATTTGCAATGCTCCCTCCCATGCCAGTACAAAGATATTAATGATAAAACTGTGATGTTGCAAGAGAGGTTGTCGTGTGATTATGCAACTATTTTGTGGTGCCTTGACAATCTTGGCCTTATATGTGCATATGAG GCTATTAAAATCTGTATAGAGACTGCCTCTAATGTTAAGGAAGAGTGTGAAGCTTTCTCATCTGAGAAAGCTTTACTGCAGTATAACTATTTTCTTGAGGAAGTACTATCAACAATTCTGAAATCATTGCCTCAAG ATCACGAGAAGCTTCTAGGTGTTGGATATAATTCTTCAGCTACTATATGTAGAGGCTATGTCTCTTCAAAAGTATGTGAGCTTTTGGAGATATTCAGATCATTTGG GAAAGATACTAAAGTGTCGtgtctcatttttgttgaaagAACTATAACAGCAAAAGTACTTGAGCAACTCATTAAGAGAACTGCATGCTTGTCTCATTTTGGGGTTTCATACATGACTGGAAATAACTCATTAGTTGATGCATTGGCACCAAAAGCTCAGAAAGAAACCCTTGAATCATTCAGAGTTGGGGAG GTCAATCTGTTATTCTCAACTGATGTCATTGAGGAGGGAATCCATGTACCTGACTGTATGTTTGTTGTACGCTTTGATCTACCAAAAACAGTTCACAGTTATGTCCAGTCACGTGGACGAGCTTGTCAATTGGGCTCTCAATTTATTGTCATGCTTGAGAG GGGAAACATCAGACAAATGGATGACTTGTTTAACCTCATTAGGAGTGAATTCTCAATGAATAATACAGCGGTAAGCAGAGATCCTGATGCTTGTGTTAAAAAATCTTGTCTTCTGAAGGAAAAAGATACATATCTtatgaaggaaaaaaatatatatgtggtGGAGGCAACTGGAGCATCAGTTGCTGCAGATTCAAGTGTTAGCCTCTTACAGAGATATTGCGACAAACTCCCAGGAGACAA GTACTTCACTCCAAAGCCAATGTATCAGTACTTACTGGTTGGACAGTCATATCAATGTCAATTGACTTTACCTCCAACTGCAGCATTTCAAACTATGACTGGCCCTCTTTGTAGGAATACTCTTTTGTCCAAACAGCTTGTGTGCTTGGAAGCATGTAAAAAGCTGCATCAGATGGGGGCTCTCAGTGATCATCTTCTTCCTACCAGTGAAAAGCCTTCCCAAAGTAGTTCCCACCCAAATTGTAAAGCATTAGCATCAGGTGCAG GAACAACAAAGAGGAAAGAATTGCATGGAACCACCCGCATTCGTGCGCTGTCTGGGACTTGGGGAGACAAGCTTGATGGATTTGGTTTTTATGTGTATAAGATAGACTTTTCTTGTAAAACTGAGCAACTTTATTCCAGCTTTGTTCTTTTGCTCGAGTCAAAGCTAGATGATGATGTAGGAAATATTGAAGTGGACCTGTATCTAATCTCAAAGTTTGTCAAATCTACTGTTTCTGCATGTGGCCAAATTCATCTTGATACAGAACAG GTGGCAAAAGCAAAATGCTTCcaagaattatttttcaatggGTTATTTGGTAAATTGTTTATCAAATTGTCTGGAGAAAGGAAGTTACTCTTTCAGACACAGGAAACATTGTGGGACCCATCAAACATGTATTTGCTTTTACCCGTAGAGTTGTTAATCAATTGCTCTGAGCCCTGGAGAATAAATTGGGGAGGAATTGAATCTTGTGTTTCAGTGGTGGAATTTTTCAAGAAGCATGCTTGGATAAGTGCTGAACGGTCTGAAAGCAACAGGAAAAACATGTTAGTTCATAGACCTGATCCTGATGGAAGTGATGCAGAAAGCACAATTATCATCCATCTGGCAAATACATCAATTTCCTTAAATAATCTGAAGGATATTGTAGTTGTGGCCATCCATACCGGCAGAATTTATTCTATTATGGCAGCCGTTGATAATACATCAGCAGAAAGCCCTTTTGATGCCAATTCTGATGCTGAACCATCAAGTTATTCATCGTATGCTGATTATTTCAATAAAAA GTATGGAATTGTTTTAGTGCATCCTCAGCAGCCTTTGTTGCTGCTAAAGCAAAGTCATAGTTCACACAACCTTCTGGTGGATTTTAGAAATGAAG GCACTTCACGTGGAAAGAAATTTGATGGTGACAGTAGGATGGCTGTTGAAAAGCCACGATGCTATGCTCACATGCCACCAGAACTTCTAGACAGCATTGATGTCTCACATGATGTCTTAAGATCATTTTATTTGCTACCTTCCATACTGTACCGACTGGAGTCTCTGATGTTGGCAAGCCAGCTCCGAGAAGAGATTGCCCTGAATTCTCAAAACATACATATAGCAAGCTCGTTG ATTCTGGAGGCTCTTACAACTGTAAAATGTAATGAAAGCTTTTCCATGGAACGCTTGGAGTTGCTCGGAGATTCAGTGCTAAAATATGTTATGAGTTGCTACCTCTTTCTAAAACATCCCAAAAAACATGAAGGACAATTATCTGCTCAGCGTTCAAGGGCTGTGTGTAACTCCACCCTGCATAAATTGGGAACTGATTGCAAGTTGCAG AATTATATACGGGACAGTCCATTTGAACCACGTCGCTGGACTGCTCCGGGGCAGCATTCTATATGGCCTAATCATTGTGAACATGGGGTGGATACAATAGAAGTGCCTTTAGACGGAAAGTTCATTACTGAAGACACTAAAGTAGTAGTTGGGAAGTGCTGTGATAGAGGTCACAGATGGATTGGATCAAAAACAATATCTGATTGTGTTGAAGCCCTAATAGGGGCATACTATGTTGATGGGGGATTGGGTGCTGCAATTGAGTTGATGAAATGGCTTCGGATTGATGCTGAACTTGAGCCTGCATTAGTAGATGAGGCCATTAAGGTTGCATCTCTTCATTCATATGACCCAAAAGCCAAAGACATTGGAATCCTGGAGATGAAGCTTGGTTATGAATTCAGAGTCAAGGGGCTGTTGCTAGAGGCCATTACGCATGCAACTGAACAAGAGCAAGATGCTAGTTTCTGTTACCAG AGGCTGGAATTTCTTGGCGATTCAGTGCTGGACATACTTATAACTCGGCACCTTTATCAAACTCACTCAGACATTGACCCTGGGGAATTGACAGATCTGCGTTCCGCCTCTGTGAATAATGATAGTTTTGCTCTTGCTGCTGTTAGACAGAAACTTCATCTGCATCTTCAACATTGCTCTGGATTCCTTGAAGATCAGATTTCGGCATATGCTAAGACTGTGTCTGATTCTTGCAACAGTACAAAGTCACTCCAAGTTACAAAAGCTCCTAAG GTACTGGGGGACTTGGTGGAAAGTATTGCTGGGGCAATACTGATTGACACCAAACTCAATCTGGATGAAGTCTGGAGGATATTTAAGCTGCTGCTTTCTCCTATTGTGACCCCTGATAAGCTTGAGCTCCCTCCACTTCGTGAACTAATTGAGTGGTGTGATTCTGTTGGTTACTTTCTAAAACAAATTTGTACAACAAAGGGTGATTTGGTGAAGGCAGAGCTTATCTTACAGCTAGAAGATAATCAGTTAGTTAAAGAGGGTTGTGGACCAAATAGAAAAATTGCTAAGGGTCAAGCAGCTCTTCTTCTGTTGAAGGACTTAGAG GAAAGAGGAATTCTGTCTAAAAGgcccaaagaagagaaagaatatGTTTCTTGTACATCTTTACCAAGCTCAGATGGTATCTGCTGTTTAAAAAATGAAGGTACTGATctaaaatttaatgaaaagcaGAAGATTATTCAGGTGAATCCAGGGCCAGAGAGTGGTGATCCACAGGGTTTTGATTCTGATAGGCTCAATATACCAG TACTTCCACCAATTGACATGAAAAAAGGAGGGCCACGGTCCTCTCTTTTTGCTCTCTGCAAGAGACTGCAGTGGCCAATGCCTACTTTCCATACCACAGAGCGCAAGTCAAG ATCTCAAATGGTAATTGGTGAAGGCTCTGAGCAGAGAACAGGGTTTAATAGTTTCGAATCTGATATCACCTTGATCATACCAAACTCTGCTACTATAGTAGTCAAAGGAGATCAAAGAGCTGATAAGAAGAGCTCATTTGACTCAGCTGCCTTGACCATGCTTTATGAGTTACAACAACAGAAAAGGATTGTCATTCGTGCACAGTGA